Proteins encoded in a region of the Sparus aurata chromosome 6, fSpaAur1.1, whole genome shotgun sequence genome:
- the odad1 gene encoding coiled-coil domain-containing protein 114 isoform X1, with amino-acid sequence MPRGRSAISARSDISEMDTDGTAEAEIAKLQRQFRIMEGDRQAYSLQAREPIRKQQQEIESLLKEQEELHRNKSARKSFSQQQPDSEDTQRLRTLLGQQDMLKEELGKEKQCQNDIEKEIANMQLKLAGLRKGEVSTGNKQKSEDRRTRKAIRTLEYKLDRALTCFNEQLTRNSQLREELQSLHIERVRFQQLQKRLDKELYDIRKKIGEIVSLSTAAYDVREEAQSKMTMMREKAVKDLAQFNTEMKELERVIAHEWSLKEFMTTKCSERSGQEGGQETGHRQMSELKEQRRMDSGEESLDALEEVFKRIQTVTGEDNLDMQVTRFIQDEDQNFALFNFVNEQNNEAEALRDRISQIQAESEQCQEAGLKQEQDHRSLLRDIVEQQKETESQAEDYEQQASIISEILDKIKTELNSIFSKIECDRSVIEDALGSSTGISENNIMSYLGLVEQKTNELLTIQAFLNSKDVEKEYNPKDLATFLLGQNPELLQQNMGSQLTINSVDYEAEESPVTDEEEQPLSQDELRRRIMERVLQRESSVRQAATKASKISQLDGRQRPLEDALI; translated from the exons ATGCCTCGAGGCAGATCAGCCATAAGTGCGCGCTCAGATATCAGTGAGATGGATACTGATGGCACAG CAGAAGCAGAGATAGCCAAACTGCAAAGACAGTTCAGGATCATGGAAGGAGATCGGCAGGCCTACAGCCTTCAGGCCCGCGAGCCGATCCGCAAACAACA GCAGGAGATAGAGAGTCTtctgaaggagcaggaggagctgcaTAGAAACAAAAGTGCGCGCAAGAGCTTTTCACAGCAACAGCCGGACAGTGAGGACACCCAGCGTCTTCGCACACTGCTGGGGCAGCAAGACATGCTGAAGGAAGAGCTGgggaaagaaaagcagtgtCAAAACGATATAGAGAAAGAG ATCGCAAACATGCAGTTGAAGCTTGCGGGGCTGAGAAAAGGGGAGGTCAGCACTGGTAATAAACAGAAGTCTGAGGATCGACGGACTCGAAAGGCCATACGCACTCTGGAATACAAACTGGACAGA GCCTTAACTTGCTTCAATGAGCAACTGACCAGGAACAGCCAGCTGAGAGAAGAGTTACAGTCTCTTCATATTGAGCGTGTCCGTTTCCAGCAGTTACAAAAAAGGCTGGacaag GAACTGTACGATATCCGCAAGAAGATCGGGGAAATCGTCAGCCTGTCCACTGCTGCTTATGATGTCAG GGAAGAAGCCCAGTCCAAGATGACCATGATGAGGGAGAAGGCAGTGAAGGACCTTGCCCAGTTTAACACTGAGATGAAGGAACTGGAGAGGGTTATTGCACATGAGTGGAGTCTGAAAGAGTTCATGACCACCAAGTGCAGCGAGAGGAGTGGGCAGGAGGGTGGCCAGGAGACGGGACACAGGCAGA TGTCAGAGCtgaaggagcagaggaggatggACTCAGGGGAAGAGTCCCTGGACGCTCTGGAGGAGGTGTTTAAAAGGATCCAGACTGTGACAGGGGAGGACAACCTGGACATGCAGGTCACCAGGTTCATCCAGG ATGAAGACCAGAACTTTGCACTCTTCAATTTTGTAAATGAGCAAAACAACGAGGCCGAGGCACTGAGGGATCGAATCAGCCAG atACAAGCAGAGAGTGAGCAGTGTCAGGAAGCAGGTTTGAAACAGGAGCAGGATCATCGCTCTTTGCTGAGAGATATTGTTGAGCAGCAAAAGGAAACTGAGTCCCAAGCTGAGGACTATGAGCAACAAGCCAGCATCATAAGCGAAATCCTGGACAAGATTAAAACAG aactgaacagCATCTTCTCCAAAATAGAGTGCGACCGCTCAGTGATTGAGGATGCACTGGGCTCCTCTACAGGGATCAGTGAGAACAACATCATGTCCTACCTCGGTCTGGTGGAACAGAAGACCAACGAGCTACTCACAATTCAAGCTTTCCTCAATTCAAAA GATGTAGAAAAGGAGTACAATCCGAAAGACCTGGCCACATTCCTTCTGGGTCAGAATCCAGAGCTGCTTCAGCAGAATATGGGCAGCCAACTTACAATCAACAG TGTGGATTATGAAGCAGAAGAGTCTCCTGTCACTGATGAGGAAGAACAGCCACTTTCCCAAGATGAACTTCGCAGAAGAATAATGGAAAGG gttctgcagagagagagtTCCGTCCGGCAGGCGGCAACCAAAGCATCAAAGATCAGTCAGCTGGACGGCAGACAGCGCCCTCTGGAAGACGCACTGATCTGA
- the odad1 gene encoding coiled-coil domain-containing protein 114 isoform X2, translating into MPRGRSAISARSDISEMDTDGTEAEIAKLQRQFRIMEGDRQAYSLQAREPIRKQQQEIESLLKEQEELHRNKSARKSFSQQQPDSEDTQRLRTLLGQQDMLKEELGKEKQCQNDIEKEIANMQLKLAGLRKGEVSTGNKQKSEDRRTRKAIRTLEYKLDRALTCFNEQLTRNSQLREELQSLHIERVRFQQLQKRLDKELYDIRKKIGEIVSLSTAAYDVREEAQSKMTMMREKAVKDLAQFNTEMKELERVIAHEWSLKEFMTTKCSERSGQEGGQETGHRQMSELKEQRRMDSGEESLDALEEVFKRIQTVTGEDNLDMQVTRFIQDEDQNFALFNFVNEQNNEAEALRDRISQIQAESEQCQEAGLKQEQDHRSLLRDIVEQQKETESQAEDYEQQASIISEILDKIKTELNSIFSKIECDRSVIEDALGSSTGISENNIMSYLGLVEQKTNELLTIQAFLNSKDVEKEYNPKDLATFLLGQNPELLQQNMGSQLTINSVDYEAEESPVTDEEEQPLSQDELRRRIMERVLQRESSVRQAATKASKISQLDGRQRPLEDALI; encoded by the exons ATGCCTCGAGGCAGATCAGCCATAAGTGCGCGCTCAGATATCAGTGAGATGGATACTGATGGCACAG AAGCAGAGATAGCCAAACTGCAAAGACAGTTCAGGATCATGGAAGGAGATCGGCAGGCCTACAGCCTTCAGGCCCGCGAGCCGATCCGCAAACAACA GCAGGAGATAGAGAGTCTtctgaaggagcaggaggagctgcaTAGAAACAAAAGTGCGCGCAAGAGCTTTTCACAGCAACAGCCGGACAGTGAGGACACCCAGCGTCTTCGCACACTGCTGGGGCAGCAAGACATGCTGAAGGAAGAGCTGgggaaagaaaagcagtgtCAAAACGATATAGAGAAAGAG ATCGCAAACATGCAGTTGAAGCTTGCGGGGCTGAGAAAAGGGGAGGTCAGCACTGGTAATAAACAGAAGTCTGAGGATCGACGGACTCGAAAGGCCATACGCACTCTGGAATACAAACTGGACAGA GCCTTAACTTGCTTCAATGAGCAACTGACCAGGAACAGCCAGCTGAGAGAAGAGTTACAGTCTCTTCATATTGAGCGTGTCCGTTTCCAGCAGTTACAAAAAAGGCTGGacaag GAACTGTACGATATCCGCAAGAAGATCGGGGAAATCGTCAGCCTGTCCACTGCTGCTTATGATGTCAG GGAAGAAGCCCAGTCCAAGATGACCATGATGAGGGAGAAGGCAGTGAAGGACCTTGCCCAGTTTAACACTGAGATGAAGGAACTGGAGAGGGTTATTGCACATGAGTGGAGTCTGAAAGAGTTCATGACCACCAAGTGCAGCGAGAGGAGTGGGCAGGAGGGTGGCCAGGAGACGGGACACAGGCAGA TGTCAGAGCtgaaggagcagaggaggatggACTCAGGGGAAGAGTCCCTGGACGCTCTGGAGGAGGTGTTTAAAAGGATCCAGACTGTGACAGGGGAGGACAACCTGGACATGCAGGTCACCAGGTTCATCCAGG ATGAAGACCAGAACTTTGCACTCTTCAATTTTGTAAATGAGCAAAACAACGAGGCCGAGGCACTGAGGGATCGAATCAGCCAG atACAAGCAGAGAGTGAGCAGTGTCAGGAAGCAGGTTTGAAACAGGAGCAGGATCATCGCTCTTTGCTGAGAGATATTGTTGAGCAGCAAAAGGAAACTGAGTCCCAAGCTGAGGACTATGAGCAACAAGCCAGCATCATAAGCGAAATCCTGGACAAGATTAAAACAG aactgaacagCATCTTCTCCAAAATAGAGTGCGACCGCTCAGTGATTGAGGATGCACTGGGCTCCTCTACAGGGATCAGTGAGAACAACATCATGTCCTACCTCGGTCTGGTGGAACAGAAGACCAACGAGCTACTCACAATTCAAGCTTTCCTCAATTCAAAA GATGTAGAAAAGGAGTACAATCCGAAAGACCTGGCCACATTCCTTCTGGGTCAGAATCCAGAGCTGCTTCAGCAGAATATGGGCAGCCAACTTACAATCAACAG TGTGGATTATGAAGCAGAAGAGTCTCCTGTCACTGATGAGGAAGAACAGCCACTTTCCCAAGATGAACTTCGCAGAAGAATAATGGAAAGG gttctgcagagagagagtTCCGTCCGGCAGGCGGCAACCAAAGCATCAAAGATCAGTCAGCTGGACGGCAGACAGCGCCCTCTGGAAGACGCACTGATCTGA